In Lates calcarifer isolate ASB-BC8 linkage group LG23, TLL_Latcal_v3, whole genome shotgun sequence, a single genomic region encodes these proteins:
- the vkorc1 gene encoding LOW QUALITY PROTEIN: vitamin K epoxide reductase complex subunit 1 (The sequence of the model RefSeq protein was modified relative to this genomic sequence to represent the inferred CDS: deleted 1 base in 1 codon): MAAVGIQRMPTWERKVRVFLCVFGLVLSVYALHVELSRERNPDYRAMCDLGESVSCSKVFTSRWGRGFGLVQFFVAKDSPLNQPNSVLGIIFYTLQMGLGLSLSKKAAVFLVFSSWVSVAGSLYLACILAFVLGDFCMVCVSTYIINFALLFTNVKRRRAIEAMKEKAG, translated from the exons ATGGCAGCGGTTGGTATTCAGAGGATGCCGACATGGGAGAGAAAGGTGCGCGTGTTTTTGTGCGTTTTTGGCTTGGTGCTGTCTGTTTACGCGCTT CACGTCGAGCTGTCCCGGGAGAGAAACCCAGATTACAGGGCGATGTGCGACCTGGGGGAGTCTGTGAGCTGCTCCAAAGTTTTCACGTCCAG ATGGGGACGTGGTTTTGGTTTGGTCCAGTTCTTTGTGGCCAAAGATAGCCCTCTGAACCAGCCCAACAGCGTGCTTGGCATCATATTTTACACTCTGCAGATGGGCCTTG gtCTGTCACTGTCCAagaaagcagcagtgtttttgGTCTTCTCCTCCTGGGTGTCGGTGGCCGGCTCGCTCTATCTTGCATGTATTCTCGCCTTTGTTCTTGGGGATTTCTGCATGGTCTGCGTATCAACATATATTATCAACTTTGCATTACTCTTCACCAACGTCAAACGAAGGAGAGCAATTGAAGCAATGAAGGAAAAGGCTGGATAG